A stretch of the Macaca mulatta isolate MMU2019108-1 chromosome 16, T2T-MMU8v2.0, whole genome shotgun sequence genome encodes the following:
- the PFAS gene encoding phosphoribosylformylglycinamidine synthase isoform X4, translating to MSPVLHFYVRPSGHEGAASGHTRRKLQGKLPQLQAVETELCYNVNWTAEALPSAEEMKKLMWLFGCPLLLDDVAQESWLVSGSSDLLLEVGPRLNFSTPTSTNIVSVCHAAGLGPVDRVETTRRYRLSFAHPPSAEVEAIALATLHDRMTEQHFPHPIQSFSPESILEPLNGPINILGEGRLALEKANQELGLALDSWDLDFYTKRFQELQRNPSTVEAFDLAQSNSEHSRHWFFKGQLHVDGQKLEHSLFESIMSTQESSNPNNVLKFCDNSSAIQGKEVQFLRPEDPTRPSRFRQQQGLRHVVFTAETHNFPTGVSPFSGATTGTGGRIRDVQCTGRGAHVVAGTAGYCFGNLHIPGYNLPWEDPSFQYPGNFARPLEVAIEASNGASDYGNKFGEPVLAGFARSLGLQLPDGQRREWIKPIMFSGGIGSMEADHISKEAPEPGMEVVKVGGPVYRIGVGGGAASSVQVQGDNTSDLDFGAVQRGDPEMEQKMNRVIRACVEAPKGNPICSLHDQGAGGNGNVLKELSDPAGAIIYTSRFQLGDPTLNALEIWGAEYQESNALLLRSPDRNFLTRVSARERCSACFVGTITGDRRIVLVDDRECPVRRNGQGDAPPTPPPTPVDLELEWVLGKMPRKVDRSVGGLVAQQQCVGPLQTPLADVAVVALSHEELVGAATALGEQPVKSLLDPKVAARLAVAEALTNLVFALVTDLRDVKCSGNWMWAAKLPGEGAALADACEAMVAVMAALGVAVDGGKDSLSMAARVGTETVRAPGSLVISAYAVCPDITATVTPDLKHPEGRGHLLYVPLSPGQHRLGGTALAQCFSQLGEHPPDLDVPENLVRAFSITQGLLKDRLLCSGHDVSDGGLVTCLLEMAFAGNCGLQVDVPVAGVDVLSVLFAEEPGLVLEVQEPDLAQVLKRYWDAGLHCLELGHTGEAGPHATVRVSVNRAVVLEEPVGELRALWEETSFQLDRLQAEPRCVAEEERGLRERMGPSYCLPPTFPKASVPREPGGPSPRVAILREEGSNGDREMADAFHLAGFEVWDVTMQDLCSGAIGLDTFRGVAFVGGFSYADVLGSAKGWAAAVTFHPLAGGELRRFRKRPDTFSLGVCNGCQLLALLGWVGGDPNEEAVEMGPDSQPGLLLRHNLSGRYESRWASVRVGPGPALMLRGMEGAVLPVWSAHGEGYVAFSSPELQAQIEARGLAPLHWADDDGNPTEQYPLNPNGSPGGVAGICSHDGRHLALMPHPERAVRPWQWAWRPPPFDTLTTSPWLQLFINARNWTLEGSC from the exons ATGTCCCCAGTCCTTCACTTCTATGTTCGTCCCTCTGGCCATGAGGGGGCAGCCTCTGGACACACTCGAAGGAAACTGCAAGGGAAACTGCCACAGCTGCAGGCCGTCGAGACTGAACTGTGCTACAATGTGAACTGGACAG CTGAGGCCCTCCCCAGTGCTGAGGAGATGAAGAAGCTGATGTGGCTGTTTGGTTGCCCGTTATTGCTGGATGATGTTGCTCAGGAGTCCTGGCTCGTTTCTGGCTCCAGTGACCTGCTGCTGGAGGTCGGGCCCAG GCTGAACTTCTCCACTCCAACATCTACCAACATCGTGTCAGTGTGCCACGCCGCTGGGCTGGGGCCTGTGGATCGTGTGGAGACCACCCGGCGCTACCGGCTCTCG TTTGCCCACCCTCCGTCAGCTGAGGTGGAAGCCATCGCTCTGGCTACCCTGCACGACCGGATGACAGAGCAGCACTTCCCCCATCCCATCCAGAGTTTCTCCCCTGAGAGCATCCTGGAACCCCTCAATGGCCCTATCAATATACTGGGCGAGGGCCGGCTTGCGCTGGAGAAGGCCAACCAGGAGCTTG GTCTGGCTTTAGACTCTTGGGACCTAGACTTCTACACCAAGCGCTTCCAGGAGCTACAGCGGAACCCGAGCACTGTGGAGGCCTTTGACTTGGCGCAGTCCAATAG CGAGCACAGCCGACACTGGTTCTTCAAGGGCCAGCTCCACGTGGATGGGCAGAAGCTGGAGCACTCACTGTTTGAGTCTATCATGAGCACCCAGGAATCCTCAAACCCCAACAACGTCCTCAAATTCTGTGATAACAGCAG TGCAATCCAGGGAAAGGAAGTCCAATTCCTACGGCCTGAGGACCCCACACGGCCAAGCCGTTTCCGGCAACAGCAAGGTCTGAGACATGTTGTCTTCACAGCAGAGACTCACAACTTTCCCACAG GAGTATCCCCCTTTAGTGGTGCGACCACTGGCACAGGGGGCCGGATTCGAGATGTCCAGTGCACAGGCCGTGGGGCCCATGTGGTGGCTGGCACTGCCGGCTATTGCTTTGGAAATCTGCATATTCCAG gTTACAATCTGCCCTGGGAGGATCCAAGCTTCCAGTATCCTGGGAACTTTGCCCGGCCCCTGGAGGTTGCCATTGAAGCCAGTAATGGAGCTTCTGACTATGGCAACAAGTTTGGGGAACCAGTGCTGGCTG GCTTCGCCCGCTCTTTGGGCCTCCAGCTCCCAGACGGCCAGCGGCGTGAGTGGATCAAGCCCATCATGTTTAGTGGGGGCATTGGGTCCATGGAAGCTGACCACATAAGCAAGGAGGCCCCAGAGCCAG GCATGGAAGTTGTAAAGGTTGGAGGTCCCGTCTACAGGATTGGAGTTGGAGGTGGAGCTGCTTCGTCTGTGCAG GTGCAGGGAGATAACACCAGTGACCTGGACTTCGGGGCTGTGCAGCGAGGAGACCCGGAGATGGAACAGAAGATGAACCGTGTGATCAGGGCTTGTGTGGAGGCCCCCaagggaaaccccatctgtagcCTTCACGATCAGGGCGCTGGTGGCAATG GCAACGTCCTAAAGGAGCTGAGTGACCCAGCTGGAGCCATCATTTACACCAGCCGCTTCCAG CTCGGGGACCCGACCCTGAATGCCCTGGAAATCTGGGGGGCCGAGTACCAGGAATCAAATGCACTTCTCCTGAGGTCCCCTGACCGGAACTTCCTGACTCGTGTCAGTGCCCGTGAACGTTGCTCGGCGTGCTTCGTGGGCACCATCACTGGAGACCGGAGA ATAGTGCTGGTGGACGATCGGGAGTGTCCTGTCAGAAGAAATGGCCAGGGGGATGCCCCCCCGACACCCCCGCCAACCCCTGTGGACCTGGAGCTCGAATGGGTGCTGGGCAAGATGCCTCGGAAG GTGGACCGCTCCGTGGGCGGCCTGGTGGCCCAGCAGCAGTGTGTGGGGCCCCTGCAGACTCCTCTGGCAGATGTAGCAGTTGTGGCACTGAGCCATGAGGAGCTCGTAGGGGCTGCCACAGCCTTGGGAGAGCAGCCAGTCAAGAGCCTGCTGGACCCCAAGGTCGCCGCCCGGCTGGCCGTGGCTGAAGCCCTTACCAACTTGGTGTTTGCTCTGGTCACGGACCTCCGG GATGTGAAGTGTAGCGGGAACTGGATGTGGGCAGCCAAGCTCCCAGGGGAGGGCGCAGCTTTGGCGGACGCCTGTGAGGCTATGGTGGCGGTGATGGCAGCCCTGGGTGTGGCAGTGGACGGTGGCAAGGACTCCCTCAGCATGGCTGCTCGGGTTGGCACTGAGACCGTGCGGGCTCCTG GGTCACTGGTCATCTCAGCCTATGCCGTCTGCCCAGACATCACAGCCACCGTGACCCCAGACCTCAAGCATCCTGAAGGGAGAG gCCATCTGCTTTATGTGCCTTTGAGCCCTGGGCAGCACCGGCTGGGGGGCACGGCTCTGGCCCAGTGCTTCTCCCAGCTCGGGGAGCACCCTCCAGACCTGGACGTTCCTGAGAACTTGGTGCGTGCCTTCAGCATCACCCAGGGGCTGCTGAAAG aCCGCCTCCTCTGCTCAGGCCACGATGTCAGCGATGGAGGCCTCGTCACATGCCTGCTGGAGATGGCCTTTGCTGGAAATTGTGGGCTACAGGTGGATGTGCCTGTCGCTGGGGTTGATG TCCTGTCTGTGCTGTTCGCTGAGGAGCCAGGCCTGGTGCTGGAGGTGCAGGAGCCAGACCTGGCCCAGGTGCTGAAGCGTTACTGGGATGCTGGCCTCCACTGCCTGGAGCTGGGCCACACAGGCGAGGCCGGGCCCCACGCCACG GTCCGGGTGTCAGTGAACAGGGCTGTGGTTCTGGAGGAGCCTGTTGGGGAGCTGCGAGCCCTCTGGGAGGAGACAAGTTTCCAGCTGGACCGGCTGCAGGCAGAGCCTCGCTGTGTGGCAGAGGAGGAACGGGGCCTGAGGGAGCGGATGGGGCCCAGCTATTGCCTGCCCCCCACCTTTCCCAAAGCCTCCGTGCCCCGTGAGCCTG GTGGTCCCAGCCCCCGAGTCGCCATCTTGCGAGAGGAGGGCAGTAATGGAGACCGGGAGATGGCTGATGCCTTCCACTTGGCTGGGTTTGAG GTATGGGACGTGACCATGCAGGACCTCTGCTCTGGGGCAATTGGGCTGGACACTTTCCGCGGCGTGGCCTTCGTGGGCGGCTTCAGCTATGCAGATGTCCTGGGCTCTGCCAAAG GGTGGGCAGCTGCCGTGACCTTTCATCCCCTGGCCGGGGGTGAGCTGAGGCGCTTCCGGAAGCGACCAGACACCTTCAGCCTGGGCGTGTGTAATGGCTGTCAGCTGCTGGCTCTGCTGGGCTGGGTAGGAGGCGACCCCAATGAGGAAGCCGTGGAGATGGGCCCTGACTCCCAGCCAGGCCTTCTGCTACGCCACAACCTGTCTGGGCGCTATGAGTCTCGCTGGGCCAGCGTGCGTGTGGGGCCTGGGCCAGCCCTGATGCTTCGAGGGATGGAGGGCGCCGTGCTGCCTGTGTGGAGTGCGCACGGGGAAG GTTACGTGGCATTTTCTTCTCCGGAACTCCAAGCTCAGATTGAGGCCAGGGGCTTGGCTCCGCTGCACTGGGCAGATGATGACGGGAACCCCACAGAGCAGTACCCTCTGAATCCCAATGGGTCCCCAGGGGGCGTGGCTGGCATCTGCTCCCATGATGGCCGCCACCTGGCTCTCATGCCTCACCCTGAGCGGGCCGTGAGGCCTTGGCAGTGGGCGTGGCGACCCCCTCCATTTGATACTCTGACCACCTCCCCCTGGCTCCAGCTCTTTATCAATGCCCGAAACTGGACCCTGGAAGGGAGCTGTTGA
- the PFAS gene encoding phosphoribosylformylglycinamidine synthase isoform X3, whose translation MSPVLHFYVRPSGHEGAASGHTRRKLQGKLPQLQAVETELCYNVNWTAEALPSAEEMKKLMWLFGCPLLLDDVAQESWLVSGSSDLLLEVGPRLNFSTPTSTNIVSVCHAAGLGPVDRVETTRRYRLSFAHPPSAEVEAIALATLHDRMTEQHFPHPIQSFSPESILEPLNGPINILGEGRLALEKANQELGLALDSWDLDFYTKRFQELQRNPSTVEAFDLAQSNSEHSRHWFFKGQLHVDGQKLEHSLFESIMSTQESSNPNNVLKFCDNSSAIQGKEVQFLRPEDPTRPSRFRQQQGLRHVVFTAETHNFPTGVSPFSGATTGTGGRIRDVQCTGRGAHVVAGTAGYCFGNLHIPGYNLPWEDPSFQYPGNFARPLEVAIEASNGASDYGNKFGEPVLAGFARSLGLQLPDGQRREWIKPIMFSGGIGSMEADHISKEAPEPGMEVVKVGGPVYRIGVGGGAASSVQVQGDNTSDLDFGAVQRGDPEMEQKMNRVIRACVEAPKGNPICSLHDQGAGGNGNVLKELSDPAGAIIYTSRFQLGDPTLNALEIWGAEYQESNALLLRSPDRNFLTRVSARERCSACFVGTITGDRRIVLVDDRECPVRRNGQGDAPPTPPPTPVDLELEWVLGKMPRKEFFLQRKPPVLQPLALPPGLSVRQALERVLRLPAVASKRYLTNKVDRSVGGLVAQQQCVGPLQTPLADVAVVALSHEELVGAATALGEQPVKSLLDPKVAARLAVAEALTNLVFALVTDLRDVKCSGNWMWAAKLPGEGAALADACEAMVAVMAALGVAVDGGKDSLSMAARVGTETVRAPGSLVISAYAVCPDITATVTPDLKHPEGRGHLLYVPLSPGQHRLGGTALAQCFSQLGEHPPDLDVPENLVRAFSITQGLLKDRLLCSGHDVSDGGLVTCLLEMAFAGNCGLQVDVPVAGVDVLSVLFAEEPGLVLEVQEPDLAQVLKRYWDAGLHCLELGHTGEAGPHATVRVSVNRAVVLEEPVGELRALWEETSFQLDRLQAEPRCVAEEERGLRERMGPSYCLPPTFPKASVPRGPSPRVAILREEGSNGDREMADAFHLAGFEVWDVTMQDLCSGAIGLDTFRGVAFVGGFSYADVLGSAKGWAAAVTFHPLAGGELRRFRKRPDTFSLGVCNGCQLLALLGWVGGDPNEEAVEMGPDSQPGLLLRHNLSGRYESRWASVRVGPGPALMLRGMEGAVLPVWSAHGEGYVAFSSPELQAQIEARGLAPLHWADDDGNPTEQYPLNPNGSPGGVAGICSHDGRHLALMPHPERAVRPWQWAWRPPPFDTLTTSPWLQLFINARNWTLEGSC comes from the exons ATGTCCCCAGTCCTTCACTTCTATGTTCGTCCCTCTGGCCATGAGGGGGCAGCCTCTGGACACACTCGAAGGAAACTGCAAGGGAAACTGCCACAGCTGCAGGCCGTCGAGACTGAACTGTGCTACAATGTGAACTGGACAG CTGAGGCCCTCCCCAGTGCTGAGGAGATGAAGAAGCTGATGTGGCTGTTTGGTTGCCCGTTATTGCTGGATGATGTTGCTCAGGAGTCCTGGCTCGTTTCTGGCTCCAGTGACCTGCTGCTGGAGGTCGGGCCCAG GCTGAACTTCTCCACTCCAACATCTACCAACATCGTGTCAGTGTGCCACGCCGCTGGGCTGGGGCCTGTGGATCGTGTGGAGACCACCCGGCGCTACCGGCTCTCG TTTGCCCACCCTCCGTCAGCTGAGGTGGAAGCCATCGCTCTGGCTACCCTGCACGACCGGATGACAGAGCAGCACTTCCCCCATCCCATCCAGAGTTTCTCCCCTGAGAGCATCCTGGAACCCCTCAATGGCCCTATCAATATACTGGGCGAGGGCCGGCTTGCGCTGGAGAAGGCCAACCAGGAGCTTG GTCTGGCTTTAGACTCTTGGGACCTAGACTTCTACACCAAGCGCTTCCAGGAGCTACAGCGGAACCCGAGCACTGTGGAGGCCTTTGACTTGGCGCAGTCCAATAG CGAGCACAGCCGACACTGGTTCTTCAAGGGCCAGCTCCACGTGGATGGGCAGAAGCTGGAGCACTCACTGTTTGAGTCTATCATGAGCACCCAGGAATCCTCAAACCCCAACAACGTCCTCAAATTCTGTGATAACAGCAG TGCAATCCAGGGAAAGGAAGTCCAATTCCTACGGCCTGAGGACCCCACACGGCCAAGCCGTTTCCGGCAACAGCAAGGTCTGAGACATGTTGTCTTCACAGCAGAGACTCACAACTTTCCCACAG GAGTATCCCCCTTTAGTGGTGCGACCACTGGCACAGGGGGCCGGATTCGAGATGTCCAGTGCACAGGCCGTGGGGCCCATGTGGTGGCTGGCACTGCCGGCTATTGCTTTGGAAATCTGCATATTCCAG gTTACAATCTGCCCTGGGAGGATCCAAGCTTCCAGTATCCTGGGAACTTTGCCCGGCCCCTGGAGGTTGCCATTGAAGCCAGTAATGGAGCTTCTGACTATGGCAACAAGTTTGGGGAACCAGTGCTGGCTG GCTTCGCCCGCTCTTTGGGCCTCCAGCTCCCAGACGGCCAGCGGCGTGAGTGGATCAAGCCCATCATGTTTAGTGGGGGCATTGGGTCCATGGAAGCTGACCACATAAGCAAGGAGGCCCCAGAGCCAG GCATGGAAGTTGTAAAGGTTGGAGGTCCCGTCTACAGGATTGGAGTTGGAGGTGGAGCTGCTTCGTCTGTGCAG GTGCAGGGAGATAACACCAGTGACCTGGACTTCGGGGCTGTGCAGCGAGGAGACCCGGAGATGGAACAGAAGATGAACCGTGTGATCAGGGCTTGTGTGGAGGCCCCCaagggaaaccccatctgtagcCTTCACGATCAGGGCGCTGGTGGCAATG GCAACGTCCTAAAGGAGCTGAGTGACCCAGCTGGAGCCATCATTTACACCAGCCGCTTCCAG CTCGGGGACCCGACCCTGAATGCCCTGGAAATCTGGGGGGCCGAGTACCAGGAATCAAATGCACTTCTCCTGAGGTCCCCTGACCGGAACTTCCTGACTCGTGTCAGTGCCCGTGAACGTTGCTCGGCGTGCTTCGTGGGCACCATCACTGGAGACCGGAGA ATAGTGCTGGTGGACGATCGGGAGTGTCCTGTCAGAAGAAATGGCCAGGGGGATGCCCCCCCGACACCCCCGCCAACCCCTGTGGACCTGGAGCTCGAATGGGTGCTGGGCAAGATGCCTCGGAAG GAGTTCTTCCTCCAGAGGAAGCCCCCTGTGCTGCAGCCTCTGGCCTTGCCCCCAGGGCTGAGCGTGCGCCAGGCTCTGGAGAGGGTTCTGAGGCTGCCCGCTGTGGCCAGCAAGCGCTATCTCACCAATAAG GTGGACCGCTCCGTGGGCGGCCTGGTGGCCCAGCAGCAGTGTGTGGGGCCCCTGCAGACTCCTCTGGCAGATGTAGCAGTTGTGGCACTGAGCCATGAGGAGCTCGTAGGGGCTGCCACAGCCTTGGGAGAGCAGCCAGTCAAGAGCCTGCTGGACCCCAAGGTCGCCGCCCGGCTGGCCGTGGCTGAAGCCCTTACCAACTTGGTGTTTGCTCTGGTCACGGACCTCCGG GATGTGAAGTGTAGCGGGAACTGGATGTGGGCAGCCAAGCTCCCAGGGGAGGGCGCAGCTTTGGCGGACGCCTGTGAGGCTATGGTGGCGGTGATGGCAGCCCTGGGTGTGGCAGTGGACGGTGGCAAGGACTCCCTCAGCATGGCTGCTCGGGTTGGCACTGAGACCGTGCGGGCTCCTG GGTCACTGGTCATCTCAGCCTATGCCGTCTGCCCAGACATCACAGCCACCGTGACCCCAGACCTCAAGCATCCTGAAGGGAGAG gCCATCTGCTTTATGTGCCTTTGAGCCCTGGGCAGCACCGGCTGGGGGGCACGGCTCTGGCCCAGTGCTTCTCCCAGCTCGGGGAGCACCCTCCAGACCTGGACGTTCCTGAGAACTTGGTGCGTGCCTTCAGCATCACCCAGGGGCTGCTGAAAG aCCGCCTCCTCTGCTCAGGCCACGATGTCAGCGATGGAGGCCTCGTCACATGCCTGCTGGAGATGGCCTTTGCTGGAAATTGTGGGCTACAGGTGGATGTGCCTGTCGCTGGGGTTGATG TCCTGTCTGTGCTGTTCGCTGAGGAGCCAGGCCTGGTGCTGGAGGTGCAGGAGCCAGACCTGGCCCAGGTGCTGAAGCGTTACTGGGATGCTGGCCTCCACTGCCTGGAGCTGGGCCACACAGGCGAGGCCGGGCCCCACGCCACG GTCCGGGTGTCAGTGAACAGGGCTGTGGTTCTGGAGGAGCCTGTTGGGGAGCTGCGAGCCCTCTGGGAGGAGACAAGTTTCCAGCTGGACCGGCTGCAGGCAGAGCCTCGCTGTGTGGCAGAGGAGGAACGGGGCCTGAGGGAGCGGATGGGGCCCAGCTATTGCCTGCCCCCCACCTTTCCCAAAGCCTCCGTGCCCC GTGGTCCCAGCCCCCGAGTCGCCATCTTGCGAGAGGAGGGCAGTAATGGAGACCGGGAGATGGCTGATGCCTTCCACTTGGCTGGGTTTGAG GTATGGGACGTGACCATGCAGGACCTCTGCTCTGGGGCAATTGGGCTGGACACTTTCCGCGGCGTGGCCTTCGTGGGCGGCTTCAGCTATGCAGATGTCCTGGGCTCTGCCAAAG GGTGGGCAGCTGCCGTGACCTTTCATCCCCTGGCCGGGGGTGAGCTGAGGCGCTTCCGGAAGCGACCAGACACCTTCAGCCTGGGCGTGTGTAATGGCTGTCAGCTGCTGGCTCTGCTGGGCTGGGTAGGAGGCGACCCCAATGAGGAAGCCGTGGAGATGGGCCCTGACTCCCAGCCAGGCCTTCTGCTACGCCACAACCTGTCTGGGCGCTATGAGTCTCGCTGGGCCAGCGTGCGTGTGGGGCCTGGGCCAGCCCTGATGCTTCGAGGGATGGAGGGCGCCGTGCTGCCTGTGTGGAGTGCGCACGGGGAAG GTTACGTGGCATTTTCTTCTCCGGAACTCCAAGCTCAGATTGAGGCCAGGGGCTTGGCTCCGCTGCACTGGGCAGATGATGACGGGAACCCCACAGAGCAGTACCCTCTGAATCCCAATGGGTCCCCAGGGGGCGTGGCTGGCATCTGCTCCCATGATGGCCGCCACCTGGCTCTCATGCCTCACCCTGAGCGGGCCGTGAGGCCTTGGCAGTGGGCGTGGCGACCCCCTCCATTTGATACTCTGACCACCTCCCCCTGGCTCCAGCTCTTTATCAATGCCCGAAACTGGACCCTGGAAGGGAGCTGTTGA